One Callospermophilus lateralis isolate mCalLat2 chromosome 6, mCalLat2.hap1, whole genome shotgun sequence genomic region harbors:
- the Enpp5 gene encoding ectonucleotide pyrophosphatase/phosphodiesterase family member 5 — protein MTSKLLSASFALAALTFSTTFSLQPDQQKVLLVSFDGFRWDYLFKVPTPHFHYIMKYGVHVKQVTNIFITKTYPNHYTLVTGLFAENHGIVANDMFDPILNKSFSLDHMNIYDPKFWEEATPIWITNQRAGHASGAAMWPGADVKIHKSFPTYYMPYNESVSFEERVAKIIEWFTSKEPINLGLLYWEDPDDMGHHLGPDSPLMGPVISDIDHKLGYLIQMLKKAKLWNVVNLIITSDHGMTQCSKERVIELDQYLDKDQYTLVDQSPVAAILPKEGKFNEVYETLAHAHPNLTVYKKEEIPERWHYKYNDRIQPIIAVADEGWYILQNKSDDFLLGNHGYDNALAEMHPIFLAHGPAFRKNFTKEAMNSTDLYPLLCHLLNITAMPHNGSFRNVQDLLNSASPKAIPYTQSTTLLFGNDQLGEYEQEESYPYFIGVSLGSMIVIVFFVIFIKHLIHSQVPALQDMQAEIAQPLLQA, from the exons ATGACTTCAAAGCTTCTCTCAGCATCTTTTGCACTCGCTGCACTAACTTTTTCAACTACATTTTCTCTCCAACCAGACCAGCAAAAGGTCTTGCTAGTTTCATTTGATGGATTCCGTTGGGATTACTTATTTAAAGTTCCAACACCCCATTTTCATTATATTATGAAATACGGTGTTCATGTGAAGCAAGTTACTAATATATTTATTACAAAGACCTACCCTAACCATTATACTTTGGTCACTGGCCTCTTTGCAGAGAATCATGGGATTGTTGCAAATGACATGTTTGATCCTATTCTGAACAAATCTTTCTCCTTGGATCACATGAATATCTATGATCCCAAGTTTTGGGAAGAAGCAACACCAATATGGATCACAAATCAGAGGGCAGGACATGCTAGTGGTGCAGCCATGTGGCCTGGAGCAGATGTAAAGATCCATAAGAGCTTTCCGACTTACTACATGCCTTACAATGAGTCCGTCTCATTTGAAGAGAGAGTTGCCAAAATTATTGAATGGTTTACATCAAAAGAGCCCATAAATCTTGGTCTTCTCTACTGGGAAGACCCAGATGACATGGGCCACCATTTGGGACCTGACAGTCCACTCATGGGGCCTGTCATTTCAGACATTGACCACAAGTTAGGATATCTCATACAGATGCTTAAAAAGGCAAAGTTGTGGAATGTTGTGAACCTAATCATCACAAGTGATCATGGAATGACCCAGTGTTCTAAGGAAAGGGTAATAGAACTTGACCAGTATCTGGATAAAGATCAGTATACCCTGGTTGACCAATCTCCAGTAGCTGCCATCTTACCAAAAGAAG GTAAATTTAATGAAGTCTATGAAACACTGGCTCATGCTCATCCGAATCTTACTGTTTACAAAAAAGAGGAGATTCCAGAGAGATGGCACTATAAATACAACGATCGAATTCAACCAATCATAGCAGTGGCTGACGAAGGGtggtatattttacagaataagtCAGATGACTTTCTGT TAGGCAACCATGGTTATGATAATGCATTAGCAGAAATGCATCCAATATTTTTAGCCCACGGTCCTGCCTTCAGAAAGAATTTCACAAAAGAAGCCATGAACTCCACAGATCTGTACCCACTGCTGTGCCATCTCCTCAATATCACCGCTATGCCACACAATGGATCATTCAGGAATGTCCAGGATCTGCTCAATTCAGCATCTCCAAAAGCAATTCCTTATACACAGAGTACCACACTCCTCTTTGGTAATGACCAACTAGGAGAATATGAGCAAGAGGAGTCATACCCTTATTTCATAGGGGTATCTCTTGGCAGCATGATAGTGATTGtattttttgtaattttcattaaACATTTAATTCATAGTCAAGTACCTGCCTTACAAGATATGCAGGCTGAAATTGCTCAACCATTATTACAAGCTTAA